A window of the Oscillospiraceae bacterium NTUH-002-81 genome harbors these coding sequences:
- a CDS encoding recombinase family protein, with protein MKQQIYNTALYLRLSRDDELQGESSSITTQRSMLRLYAKEHHLNVIDEYIDDGWSGTNFERPSFQRMIEDIEAGKINCVVTKDLSRLGRNYIMTGQYTELYFPSHNVRYIAIDDGVDSEKGESEIAPFKNIINEWVARDTSRKVKSAFKTKFAEGAYYGAYAPLGYKKHPDIKGKLLVDEETKWIVEKIFSLAYQGYGSAKITKVLREEKVPTASWLNFTRYGTFAHIFEGKPDSKRYEWTIAHVKAILKSEVYIGNSVHNRQSTVSFKSKKKVRKPESEWFRVENTHEPIIDKEVFYRVQEQIKSRRRQTKEKATPIFAGLVKCADCGWSMRFATNKANKTPYSYYACSYYGQFGKGTCSMHYIRYDVLYQAVLERLQYWAKAVQQDEEKVLNKIQKAGNAERIREKKKKASALKKAENRQNEIDRLFAKMYEDRACEKITERNFIMLSGKYQKEQIELEQQITNLREELSKMEQDMIGAEKWIELIKEYSVPKELTAPLLNAMIEKILIHEATTNEDNERIQEIEIYYRFIGKVD; from the coding sequence AAAAGAACATCATTTGAATGTGATTGATGAGTATATTGATGACGGCTGGTCGGGAACAAATTTTGAAAGACCGAGTTTCCAGAGAATGATTGAAGATATAGAGGCAGGAAAAATCAACTGTGTTGTAACGAAAGACCTTTCCCGACTTGGCAGAAATTATATTATGACAGGACAATATACAGAATTGTATTTTCCCAGCCATAATGTCCGTTACATAGCGATTGACGACGGTGTAGACAGCGAAAAAGGCGAAAGTGAGATTGCACCATTTAAGAATATCATCAATGAATGGGTGGCAAGAGATACAAGCCGTAAAGTGAAATCGGCATTTAAGACAAAATTTGCAGAGGGTGCGTATTATGGGGCTTATGCTCCGTTAGGATATAAAAAACACCCCGACATCAAAGGAAAACTGCTGGTTGATGAGGAAACAAAATGGATTGTTGAAAAAATCTTCTCCCTAGCCTATCAAGGTTACGGTAGTGCCAAAATCACAAAGGTACTGCGAGAAGAAAAAGTTCCGACAGCGTCTTGGCTGAATTTCACAAGGTACGGTACTTTTGCACACATCTTTGAGGGAAAGCCCGACAGCAAGCGTTATGAGTGGACGATTGCTCATGTTAAGGCAATTTTAAAAAGTGAAGTCTATATCGGAAACAGCGTTCATAATCGACAATCAACAGTTTCATTCAAGAGCAAGAAAAAAGTGCGTAAGCCCGAAAGTGAATGGTTTCGAGTAGAAAATACCCACGAACCGATTATTGACAAAGAAGTGTTCTATCGTGTGCAGGAACAGATAAAATCAAGGCGTAGACAGACAAAGGAAAAAGCAACGCCGATATTTGCAGGGCTTGTCAAGTGTGCGGATTGTGGCTGGTCTATGCGGTTTGCGACAAATAAGGCAAATAAAACGCCATACAGTTATTATGCTTGCAGTTACTACGGGCAGTTTGGCAAAGGTACTTGTTCTATGCACTATATCCGTTATGATGTGTTGTATCAAGCCGTATTGGAACGATTGCAGTATTGGGCTAAGGCAGTACAGCAGGACGAAGAAAAGGTGTTGAATAAGATACAAAAGGCTGGCAATGCAGAGCGAATACGGGAAAAGAAGAAAAAGGCAAGTGCTTTGAAGAAGGCCGAGAACCGTCAAAATGAAATTGACCGCTTGTTTGCGAAAATGTACGAAGATAGAGCCTGTGAGAAGATAACGGAACGAAACTTCATCATGCTGTCGGGAAAATATCAGAAAGAACAGATAGAACTGGAACAGCAGATAACCAACCTAAGAGAAGAATTAAGTAAAATGGAACAGGATATGATAGGTGCTGAAAAGTGGATTGAGTTAATCAAGGAGTATTCCGTACCAAAGGAACTGACAGCACCGTTATTAAATGCAATGATAGAAAAAATCCTTATTCATGAAGCAACAACGAATGAGGACAATGAAAGAATACAAGAAATAGAGATATACTACCGATTTATTGGAAAAGTAGACTGA
- a CDS encoding DUF2007 domain-containing protein, with protein MFLISVVAIIIQLLLAVNLRLVLGETLIALVGGIVYAFIMVHNGIWDKGLSAREALWRDFLTSVICAGIFSVFYGICLRRMGATEKQTIYFALLFLGGITIVAFIVLRVLSYFNRNRRRISVNEEQRDIPTTKTGSTKIYNAKDIVEAGRIIELLKEQGIAAFSQEASASVAMHGAPGFGMYGVDVLVEGDEAKKAIQIIEAADDSQSKEKF; from the coding sequence ATGTTCCTGATCAGTGTTGTAGCTATTATCATACAGCTTCTATTGGCAGTAAATCTTCGTCTGGTGCTAGGTGAAACGTTAATTGCTCTGGTAGGCGGAATTGTATATGCGTTTATTATGGTACATAATGGCATTTGGGATAAAGGCTTGTCTGCGAGAGAGGCACTATGGAGAGATTTCCTTACCAGTGTGATCTGTGCAGGAATTTTCTCTGTGTTTTATGGTATCTGCCTGAGAAGAATGGGGGCAACCGAGAAGCAAACGATATATTTCGCTTTACTTTTTCTGGGTGGAATTACAATCGTGGCATTTATTGTTCTCAGAGTATTATCATATTTTAACCGGAACAGACGCCGGATTTCAGTTAATGAGGAGCAAAGAGATATTCCAACGACAAAGACAGGCAGTACAAAAATTTACAACGCTAAAGATATAGTAGAAGCGGGAAGAATTATAGAACTTTTAAAAGAACAAGGAATTGCTGCTTTTTCACAGGAAGCGAGTGCAAGCGTCGCTATGCATGGTGCACCGGGATTTGGTATGTATGGTGTGGATGTATTGGTGGAAGGTGATGAAGCGAAAAAGGCAATACAGATTATCGAAGCCGCAGATGATTCTCAAAGCAAAGAAAAATTTTGA
- a CDS encoding type II toxin-antitoxin system Phd/YefM family antitoxin — MTIDTNTMVSISEANQNFSKVARLVDERGSAVILKNNVPRYIVIDFSKMDEDVVALDEDVLSISKKLMEQNREAYEVLAK, encoded by the coding sequence ATGACGATAGATACAAATACCATGGTTTCAATTTCAGAAGCCAACCAGAATTTTTCAAAGGTTGCAAGACTGGTGGACGAGCGTGGATCAGCAGTTATTTTGAAGAATAATGTTCCAAGATACATTGTGATAGATTTTAGTAAAATGGATGAAGATGTTGTTGCGTTGGATGAAGACGTACTGAGTATATCGAAAAAACTTATGGAGCAAAACCGAGAAGCATATGAGGTATTGGCTAAATGA